From Gimesia panareensis, the proteins below share one genomic window:
- a CDS encoding c-type cytochrome domain-containing protein, giving the protein MLKLSIQALLAIACLVLSGHLQQLSAADAPIDYAKQVAPLFRKYCEGCHSADDAEGKFASDSYAGLLKGGEHGPAFLAGDSQSSRLIRMIKGELKPLMPPEDSGEKLTADEIAVLTEWINQGAKGPSGKEPVQMELTVPRIKPAQAVSKPIASLVWSPDSDLIAIARFSEIDLLSGKSNKLVRTIKDLPGKVNSVRFSNDGKWLITSSGTTGLFGQAAIWDVATGKKLHKFVGHKDVLYAAQVSPNQKWLATGSYDHKIILWDIATGKKIRTLSGHNGAIYDLAFSPDSTALASASADATVKVWSVATGDRLDTLSQPLKEQSSVSFSPDGNYIVATGADNRIRKWRFVSRKSARINPLVIARFAHESPVIQITYSPDGKLLASISDDHSLKIWDADQLRLLHVIENLPAIPTSVAFSPDSHMALVGFSNGQLKRFPLPSNLPAATQGQAIAKQAGKTDSLAPMAAGKPAQLKEQEPNNQPKQATPLKAASVVASGLINSTQPGQTDVDLYAFKSKAGQEWLIETNAARKKSKLDTKIEVLDAEGNQIPRVVLRAVRDSYFTFRGKDSNIVNDFRIHNWREMELNEYLYCNGEVVKLWLYPRGPDSGFNVYPGVGRRYTYFGTSPITHALHEPCYIVDPYPAGTELPPNGLPVFTLYYENNDDGRRELGDDSRLIFKAPNDGTYLVRVSDVRGFQGKDFHYDLTVRPRQPDFKVTLNGANPKVNAGSGQEIELVAKRIDGFDGPIRVDISDVPPGLHVTSPIIIQAGHDRAYGTVYADPVAETTGPLVAPRPTDSRYQTVTVSATATIAGKEVTHNVNPLGVIRLQKKPRIIIRMVELNSDQLSLAGDQLAEIPDKPLELTIHPGETIAAKVVVLRDGYKGVVGFGREYAGRNLPHGVFVDNIGLNGLLLLGDQSERTFYLTAAKWVPETTRLFHLRADQEGRQTSLPVLLHVKRKDKLADRSK; this is encoded by the coding sequence ATGTTGAAACTTTCCATCCAAGCCCTGCTGGCCATCGCGTGTCTCGTGCTTTCGGGACATTTACAGCAGCTCTCGGCTGCTGATGCACCGATCGATTATGCGAAACAGGTTGCCCCCCTGTTCCGCAAATACTGTGAAGGTTGCCATAGTGCCGATGATGCCGAGGGGAAATTTGCATCCGACTCGTACGCCGGTCTGCTCAAAGGGGGCGAGCACGGCCCCGCTTTTCTGGCCGGGGACAGTCAGTCCAGCCGACTGATCCGCATGATCAAAGGGGAGCTTAAGCCGCTGATGCCCCCGGAAGACAGCGGCGAAAAACTGACCGCTGACGAAATCGCGGTACTGACAGAATGGATCAACCAGGGAGCCAAGGGGCCATCGGGCAAAGAACCGGTGCAGATGGAACTGACCGTTCCCAGGATCAAGCCGGCACAAGCAGTCTCGAAACCGATTGCCTCCCTGGTCTGGTCTCCGGACAGTGACCTGATTGCCATCGCCCGCTTTTCAGAGATTGACCTGTTGTCAGGCAAATCGAATAAACTGGTACGAACCATCAAAGACCTGCCCGGCAAAGTCAATTCGGTGCGTTTCAGCAATGACGGCAAGTGGCTGATCACCTCTTCGGGAACGACAGGCCTGTTCGGTCAGGCGGCGATCTGGGATGTCGCCACCGGGAAAAAGCTGCACAAATTTGTCGGCCATAAAGATGTTCTCTACGCAGCTCAGGTCAGCCCGAACCAGAAATGGCTGGCCACGGGAAGTTACGATCACAAAATCATCCTCTGGGATATTGCGACCGGCAAAAAAATCAGAACCTTAAGCGGGCATAACGGCGCAATTTATGACCTCGCATTCAGTCCGGATTCTACTGCTCTCGCGAGTGCCTCGGCTGATGCGACGGTAAAAGTCTGGTCGGTGGCGACGGGTGACCGACTGGATACACTGAGTCAGCCCTTGAAGGAACAGTCGTCGGTCAGCTTCAGTCCCGACGGAAATTATATTGTCGCTACTGGCGCGGATAACCGAATCCGTAAATGGCGTTTCGTGTCCCGCAAATCAGCCCGCATCAATCCCCTGGTGATTGCCCGCTTTGCCCATGAAAGCCCCGTGATTCAGATCACATATTCTCCAGACGGAAAATTGCTGGCCTCAATTTCGGACGATCATTCTTTGAAGATCTGGGACGCTGATCAGTTACGTCTCCTGCATGTGATCGAGAATTTGCCTGCGATTCCCACCTCGGTGGCCTTTTCACCTGATTCTCATATGGCACTGGTGGGCTTCAGCAACGGACAGTTAAAACGCTTTCCATTGCCTTCCAATCTGCCTGCTGCCACTCAGGGACAAGCGATCGCGAAACAGGCCGGCAAAACGGATTCACTCGCTCCGATGGCTGCAGGAAAACCAGCTCAGCTGAAAGAGCAGGAACCCAATAATCAGCCGAAGCAGGCCACTCCACTGAAAGCTGCTTCGGTTGTCGCCAGCGGTCTGATCAACTCCACTCAGCCAGGCCAGACGGACGTCGACCTGTATGCTTTCAAATCCAAGGCAGGTCAGGAATGGCTGATCGAGACCAACGCGGCCCGTAAGAAATCCAAGCTGGATACCAAAATCGAAGTCCTCGATGCAGAGGGGAATCAGATCCCGCGTGTTGTTCTGCGTGCCGTTCGCGATTCTTATTTCACGTTCCGCGGTAAGGATTCCAACATTGTCAATGATTTCCGCATCCATAACTGGCGCGAGATGGAATTGAATGAGTATCTGTACTGCAACGGTGAAGTCGTCAAGCTCTGGCTCTACCCCCGCGGTCCGGATTCGGGGTTCAACGTTTATCCCGGGGTTGGCAGACGCTATACCTATTTCGGTACTTCTCCCATCACCCACGCGCTGCACGAACCTTGCTATATCGTGGATCCGTACCCCGCGGGAACCGAACTGCCGCCGAATGGTCTGCCGGTGTTCACTCTCTATTATGAGAACAACGATGACGGCAGACGGGAACTGGGTGACGACTCCCGCCTGATCTTCAAAGCGCCAAACGATGGTACTTACCTCGTCCGTGTTTCGGATGTGCGGGGATTTCAAGGCAAAGACTTTCACTATGACCTGACGGTCCGTCCCAGACAGCCTGACTTCAAAGTCACCCTGAATGGAGCGAACCCCAAAGTGAATGCTGGCAGCGGACAGGAAATTGAACTGGTCGCCAAACGCATTGATGGGTTTGACGGACCGATTCGTGTCGATATTTCCGATGTCCCGCCGGGACTGCACGTCACCAGCCCGATCATCATCCAGGCCGGACACGACCGGGCTTATGGAACGGTCTATGCCGATCCGGTTGCAGAAACGACAGGGCCCCTCGTCGCACCACGCCCCACTGACTCCCGGTATCAGACTGTGACAGTTTCTGCCACCGCTACCATCGCGGGCAAAGAAGTCACACACAATGTCAATCCGCTGGGAGTGATTCGGTTGCAGAAAAAGCCGCGGATCATCATTCGCATGGTGGAGCTCAATTCCGATCAGTTGAGCCTGGCGGGGGATCAACTGGCTGAGATTCCGGACAAACCACTGGAACTGACCATTCATCCCGGTGAGACGATCGCTGCCAAAGTGGTTGTGCTGCGGGATGGTTACAAAGGCGTGGTCGGCTTTGGTCGAGAATATGCGGGCCGCAATCTGCCGCATGGTGTCTTTGTGGATAACATCGGACTCAACGGCCTGTTACTGCTCGGCGATCAGAGCGAACGAACCTTTTACCTGACAGCCGCCAAGTGGGTTCCCGAGACAACCCGCCTGTTCCATCTGCGGGCTGACCAGGAAGGAAGACAGACTTCGCTTCCCGTGTTACTGCATGTAAAACGGAAAGACAAACTGGCCGACCGTTCGAAGTAA
- a CDS encoding AraC family transcriptional regulator, whose product MQDPQKFRDDFLKRLDNKLHLEELFNYIPDAYFFAKDAQGRFIKISRAWMDVRAIPREADIIGKTDYDIHPKDLAEQYVAEDQRVMESASPLPNQVWLIPDRQGNLKWYLCSKIPLFGDGGKVIGVAGVLRDIKVAGSEFQSYQELDQVIAYVLEHYQERIQISDLADLIFLSVSQLDRKFKKLYQITPQKYILRVRINAACQLLTRTEKRVSEIALESGFYDQSYFTKQFVNLMGLSPSEYRKRFRQETEMA is encoded by the coding sequence ATGCAAGATCCTCAGAAATTCCGCGACGATTTCCTGAAACGCCTTGACAACAAACTCCATCTGGAAGAACTCTTCAACTATATTCCCGATGCCTATTTCTTTGCCAAGGACGCCCAGGGACGTTTTATCAAAATCAGTCGCGCCTGGATGGACGTGCGTGCGATTCCCCGCGAAGCGGACATCATCGGCAAGACCGATTATGATATCCATCCCAAAGACCTCGCGGAACAGTACGTAGCCGAAGATCAACGGGTGATGGAATCCGCTTCTCCACTTCCCAATCAGGTCTGGTTGATCCCCGATCGTCAGGGAAATCTCAAATGGTATCTGTGCAGCAAAATCCCCCTGTTTGGTGATGGCGGCAAAGTCATCGGTGTGGCGGGTGTCTTGCGGGATATCAAAGTGGCCGGCTCCGAATTTCAATCCTACCAGGAACTGGACCAGGTCATCGCCTACGTTCTGGAACATTACCAGGAACGCATCCAGATCTCCGATCTGGCCGACCTGATCTTTTTATCGGTCAGTCAGCTCGATCGGAAATTCAAAAAGCTGTATCAGATTACTCCTCAAAAATACATTCTGCGGGTCCGCATCAATGCCGCCTGTCAACTGTTGACGCGAACCGAAAAACGGGTCTCCGAAATCGCACTCGAATCCGGCTTTTATGATCAGAGTTATTTCACCAAACAGTTCGTCAATCTGATGGGCCTCTCGCCTTCTGAGTATCGCAAGCGATTCCGGCAGGAAACCGAAATGGCCTGA
- a CDS encoding DUF1501 domain-containing protein: MLKFTGKGTAQTCSGVTRRDFLQVGSLGAMGLSLPQYLEAKERGLVDKKNDNRAAIMIFNLGAPSQLDTFDMKPDAPSEIRGPFKPIDTASPDVNISEIFPLHARVADKFSLVRSCYHTAAAVHDAGWQMMQTGRLFTGGINTPHIGSVVDYLRGRKTDLPANVVLPETMGRGGGNLPNGQAGGFLGKAYDPFALMADPSKPNFKVPDMLPPQEIGTARLERRRKIRDVVDSTIDHFESTEDAKLLNGNFHSAYRLMTSKEAREAFDLSKEPTKVRERYGMNRFGQCCLLSRRLVESGVRFVTINTFLTVFNEITWDIHGSKPFTSIEGMKNIVAPMYDQAYSALIEDLYDRGMLDETLVCNVSEFGRTPKVNPAGGRDHWPQCFTCYFAGGGVQGGRVVGSSDPIGGVPADRPVSPGDLAATVYHSLGFDLHTVLPGPAGRPFPLVDVGKQEIRELF; this comes from the coding sequence ATGCTGAAGTTCACTGGCAAAGGCACAGCGCAAACCTGTAGCGGAGTTACCCGCAGAGACTTTCTGCAAGTCGGTTCGTTAGGCGCGATGGGACTTTCACTCCCGCAATACCTGGAAGCCAAAGAACGCGGGCTGGTCGACAAGAAAAACGACAACCGGGCGGCGATCATGATCTTCAATCTGGGTGCTCCCAGCCAGCTCGATACGTTCGACATGAAGCCGGACGCCCCCTCAGAAATCCGGGGCCCCTTCAAACCCATTGACACCGCTTCACCGGACGTCAACATTTCTGAAATCTTCCCGCTGCATGCGCGAGTTGCGGATAAATTTTCGCTGGTCCGTTCCTGCTACCATACTGCCGCTGCCGTTCACGATGCCGGCTGGCAGATGATGCAGACCGGGCGGTTGTTCACAGGCGGAATCAATACGCCCCATATCGGCTCCGTAGTCGATTATCTGCGGGGTCGCAAAACCGACCTGCCAGCTAACGTCGTCCTGCCGGAAACCATGGGCCGTGGAGGCGGAAATCTGCCCAATGGCCAGGCGGGTGGTTTCCTGGGTAAAGCCTATGATCCGTTTGCCCTGATGGCTGATCCTTCCAAGCCGAATTTCAAAGTTCCCGATATGCTGCCTCCCCAGGAGATCGGCACCGCCCGTCTGGAACGGCGTCGTAAAATCCGGGATGTGGTCGACAGCACCATCGATCATTTCGAATCAACCGAAGACGCGAAACTGCTCAACGGCAATTTCCACTCTGCCTACCGCCTGATGACCAGTAAAGAGGCCCGCGAAGCCTTCGATCTGTCGAAGGAGCCCACCAAAGTCCGTGAGCGTTACGGCATGAACCGGTTTGGGCAATGCTGCCTGTTGTCCCGCCGCCTGGTGGAATCGGGAGTACGGTTCGTGACGATCAATACCTTCCTGACTGTGTTCAACGAAATCACCTGGGATATTCACGGCTCCAAACCATTTACCTCGATTGAGGGGATGAAGAATATTGTGGCTCCCATGTACGACCAGGCCTACAGTGCCCTGATCGAAGACCTGTATGACCGGGGGATGCTGGACGAAACCCTGGTCTGCAACGTGTCTGAATTCGGTCGTACCCCCAAAGTCAATCCAGCCGGAGGCCGTGACCACTGGCCTCAATGTTTTACCTGTTACTTTGCCGGCGGTGGCGTTCAGGGTGGACGTGTCGTCGGTAGCAGCGATCCGATTGGTGGTGTGCCTGCAGATCGACCGGTTTCTCCCGGGGATCTGGCAGCGACCGTTTACCACAGTCTCGGTTTCGATCTGCACACGGTGCTCCCCGGCCCGGCCGGTCGCCCCTTCCCCCTGGTGGATGTGGGTAAGCAGGAAATCCGCGAATTGTTTTAA
- a CDS encoding DUF1549 domain-containing protein: protein MTPRKSVLPILLTVLIAGVFFPEPSLAEPKTGNTIQLFPKSIDLRGSEARQGLSVQTLTNGEVTGPVTAKFQLTSSNPDVVKIEDQTAIPVGNGTAVITVQSGSKKSSSKVAVSGLDQPHRWSFRNDIEPVLTKAGCNSGPCHGALAGKGGFRLSLKSYDVPGDFHTIVEQARGRRIELSDPARSLLLIKPTGAVPHKGGVRFETDSQEYRILAEWIAQGATPPAKTDPVIESLEVLPGRSILTKGQTQHLLVQARYSDNSVRDVTRWTAFSSVNESVAQVDGAGNVEVTGFGEGAIVCIFSSKVAISKITSPYPQEIAPEVYARSPKHNFIDELVIKQLQRLNLPPSPQASDAEFVRRVYIDTIGTLPKPAEVQAFLADQNPDKRNQLIEELLNRPEFVDYWTYKWSDLLLVNGELIRPQAVKAYHDWIYQHVKQNTPWDKMVHELITAQGSSIENGATNFYAIHQDPESMTENVSQAFLGLAIGCAKCHNHPLEKWTNGQYYAMANFFARVRAKGWGGSQGSGDGIRTLFVATKGDLAQPLTGKPQPPTPLDGQPIDINAPEDRRVYLADWLTSKENPFFSRSITNRVWANFFGVGLVEAVDDMRESNPASNEELLAAASDYLKDQDFNLKALMRVILQSAAYQRSSQPLPENKEEKRFYSRYYPRRMMAEVLLDAISQVTEVPDEFTKYYEPNPQKTDFYPKGTRAIQLYDSSVISYFLKTFGRNERMITCECERSEEPTMVQVLHLSNGDTINNKLKVKESRVTKLLKAKQSDQELIDQIYMLCLSRKPTQEETTQLLNILKETPEAEKRQVVEDLFWGVLSSREFLFNH, encoded by the coding sequence ATGACTCCTCGCAAATCTGTCTTACCGATTCTGTTAACCGTGCTCATCGCAGGTGTGTTCTTTCCTGAGCCGTCTCTCGCCGAGCCAAAAACAGGCAATACAATTCAGTTATTTCCCAAATCCATTGATCTGCGCGGCAGCGAGGCCCGGCAGGGACTCTCGGTGCAGACTTTGACCAACGGAGAAGTCACCGGCCCTGTGACCGCGAAATTTCAGCTGACCTCCAGTAATCCAGACGTGGTGAAAATTGAAGACCAGACCGCCATTCCGGTCGGCAACGGAACGGCAGTGATCACAGTCCAGTCTGGTTCTAAAAAGTCCAGCAGTAAAGTCGCTGTTAGTGGCCTGGACCAGCCGCATCGCTGGAGTTTCAGAAATGATATCGAGCCTGTCCTGACGAAGGCGGGCTGCAATTCCGGTCCATGCCATGGTGCCCTGGCGGGGAAAGGGGGCTTTCGGCTCTCCCTGAAATCATATGATGTCCCCGGGGATTTCCACACCATTGTGGAACAGGCCCGCGGGCGACGGATTGAACTATCCGATCCGGCCCGCAGTCTGCTGCTGATCAAACCGACCGGAGCGGTCCCCCATAAAGGGGGCGTCCGCTTTGAAACGGATTCCCAGGAATACCGGATTCTGGCGGAGTGGATCGCCCAGGGTGCCACTCCCCCCGCGAAGACCGATCCGGTGATTGAGAGCCTGGAAGTGCTGCCGGGACGTTCGATTCTCACCAAAGGACAGACACAGCATCTGCTGGTTCAGGCCCGTTACTCGGACAATTCAGTTCGCGATGTCACCCGCTGGACGGCATTTTCTTCCGTCAATGAGAGTGTGGCCCAGGTCGATGGCGCGGGAAATGTCGAAGTCACCGGATTTGGTGAAGGAGCGATTGTCTGCATCTTTTCCAGTAAAGTAGCGATCTCCAAGATCACGTCTCCCTACCCTCAAGAAATCGCCCCTGAAGTTTACGCGAGATCGCCGAAGCATAACTTCATTGATGAACTGGTCATCAAACAGTTGCAGCGGCTGAACCTGCCTCCGTCTCCCCAGGCCAGTGATGCGGAATTTGTCCGCCGGGTCTATATCGACACGATTGGAACCCTGCCCAAACCAGCCGAAGTCCAGGCATTTCTGGCTGATCAGAACCCGGATAAGCGGAACCAGTTGATCGAAGAGCTGCTGAACCGACCGGAATTCGTGGACTACTGGACGTACAAATGGTCCGATCTGTTGCTGGTCAACGGGGAACTGATTCGTCCGCAGGCCGTCAAAGCTTACCACGACTGGATCTATCAGCACGTGAAACAGAACACTCCCTGGGACAAGATGGTACACGAACTGATCACCGCCCAGGGAAGCAGTATTGAAAATGGCGCCACCAACTTTTACGCCATCCACCAGGATCCGGAATCGATGACGGAAAATGTCAGCCAGGCGTTTCTGGGACTGGCGATCGGATGCGCGAAATGCCATAACCATCCGCTCGAAAAGTGGACCAACGGCCAATATTACGCGATGGCGAACTTCTTTGCCCGCGTGCGGGCCAAGGGCTGGGGAGGCAGCCAGGGCTCAGGGGATGGGATTCGAACCTTGTTCGTAGCGACCAAGGGGGATCTGGCTCAACCGCTGACTGGAAAACCACAGCCCCCCACTCCCCTGGACGGCCAGCCGATCGACATCAATGCCCCTGAAGACCGCCGCGTCTATCTGGCGGACTGGCTGACTTCAAAAGAGAACCCGTTCTTCAGTCGCTCGATTACCAACCGTGTCTGGGCCAACTTCTTTGGCGTGGGTCTGGTCGAAGCAGTCGACGACATGCGGGAATCCAATCCGGCCAGCAACGAAGAACTGCTGGCTGCCGCGTCCGACTACCTGAAAGACCAGGACTTCAATCTGAAAGCCTTGATGCGGGTCATTCTGCAGTCGGCCGCTTACCAGCGAAGCAGTCAGCCGCTCCCGGAAAACAAAGAGGAAAAACGATTCTACTCCCGCTATTATCCCCGTCGTATGATGGCGGAAGTCCTGCTGGATGCCATTTCCCAGGTCACGGAAGTGCCGGACGAATTCACAAAATACTATGAGCCCAACCCTCAGAAGACGGATTTCTATCCCAAAGGGACCCGGGCAATCCAGTTGTATGATTCGTCTGTCATTTCCTACTTCCTGAAAACCTTCGGTCGGAACGAGCGGATGATTACCTGTGAATGCGAACGCTCGGAAGAACCGACGATGGTGCAGGTGCTGCATCTCTCTAATGGTGACACAATCAACAATAAGCTCAAAGTCAAAGAGAGCCGCGTCACGAAACTGCTCAAAGCAAAACAGTCAGACCAGGAACTGATTGATCAGATCTACATGCTGTGTCTCTCTCGCAAACCGACGCAGGAAGAAACCACGCAGCTGTTGAATATTCTGAAAGAGACGCCCGAGGCGGAAAAACGACAGGTGGTCGAGGACCTGTTCTGGGGTGTTCTCAGCAGCCGTGAGTTTCTGTTTAATCACTGA